The Aeromicrobium senzhongii genome includes a window with the following:
- the hisB gene encoding imidazoleglycerol-phosphate dehydratase HisB — protein sequence MSRTARIERKTSESHVVVELDLDGTGRHEISTGVGFYDHMLTAFSRHSLIDLTVRSEGDLHIDAHHTVEDTAICIGEALREALGDKSGIRRYGNALVPLDEAIAQCVVDVSGRPYFVHTGEPERQITAIIGGSYIGSLTSHVFESIAHHAGITMHMNLLAGRDPHHIAECQFKALARAMRAAVELDPRETGIPSTKGAL from the coding sequence ATGAGCAGGACCGCACGGATCGAGCGGAAGACCTCCGAGTCGCACGTCGTCGTCGAGCTCGACCTGGACGGCACCGGGCGTCACGAGATCAGCACCGGCGTCGGCTTCTACGACCACATGCTCACCGCCTTCAGCCGCCACTCGCTGATCGACCTCACGGTCCGGTCCGAGGGCGACCTGCACATCGACGCCCACCACACCGTCGAGGACACCGCGATCTGCATCGGCGAGGCCCTGCGCGAGGCGCTCGGCGACAAGTCCGGCATCCGCCGCTACGGCAACGCCCTGGTCCCGCTGGACGAGGCCATCGCCCAGTGCGTCGTGGACGTCTCCGGACGTCCGTACTTCGTGCACACCGGCGAGCCCGAGCGCCAGATCACCGCGATCATCGGCGGCTCGTACATCGGGTCGCTGACCTCGCACGTCTTCGAGTCGATCGCGCACCACGCCGGCATCACGATGCACATGAACCTGCTGGCCGGCCGCGACCCGCACCACATCGCCGAGTGCCAGTTCAAGGCGCTCGCCCGGGCGATGCGCGCCGCCGTCGAGCTCGATCCCCGCGAGACGGGAATCCCCTCGACCAAGGGCGCGTTGTGA
- the hisI gene encoding phosphoribosyl-AMP cyclohydrolase, whose amino-acid sequence MTSLDPAIATRLKRDPAGLVPAVVQDATSLAVLMVGWMDDEALHRTLTTGRSTFWSRSRGEYWVKGETSGHTQSVREVRLDCDGDTLLLVVDQTGPACHTGATTCFDEGLLT is encoded by the coding sequence GTGACTTCCTTGGATCCCGCGATCGCGACCCGGTTGAAGCGCGACCCGGCCGGACTGGTGCCGGCCGTCGTGCAGGACGCGACCTCCCTGGCCGTGTTGATGGTCGGCTGGATGGACGACGAGGCGCTGCACCGCACGCTGACCACGGGACGCTCCACGTTCTGGAGCCGCAGCCGCGGCGAGTACTGGGTCAAGGGCGAGACGTCCGGGCACACCCAGAGCGTGCGCGAGGTCCGGCTCGACTGCGACGGCGACACGTTGCTGCTCGTCGTCGACCAGACCGGCCCCGCGTGCCACACCGGCGCCACGACCTGCTTCGACGAGGGTCTGCTCACGTGA
- a CDS encoding ABC transporter ATP-binding protein, whose translation MSETPAREHEREGGVAVLVRGMRHNPEMTEGIWLTLVLALISTAGGSLVPIVVRSALDEGFASGDVQTSTITRYVVIAAVLMVAIAATGYWSKVRIFTASERGLANLRVAAFRHVHDLSMLTQNTQRRGSLVSRVTSDVDQISQFLQFTGIMMIVSIGQMLVATIVMAFLSWQLTLVVLISFVPLALSLRWLAGAMSRAYDRVRASVGEMLAVIAEPVVGAAVVRSYGIEARTQERVDVAVRANYRNNIRAQTITAGAFSAAIVVAGIANAAVLGIGVWLGVVGELSVGTIVAFVFLVGLFTGPAQMATQVISEAQNAISSWRRVLDLLDTPADVVDPGPGGERLPEGDLDARFEHVSFAYPDGPTVLADVDVTIAPRQRVAVVGETGSGKTTFAKLLTRLMDPAEGRVLLGGVDISRVPFDDLRRHVLMVPQEGFLFDATLAENLRYGSRTATDEDLVHAVEQLGLADWFAALPHGLGTRVGQRGESLSAGERQLVALVRSALADPAFLVLDEATSAVDPQTELRATRALDRLLQGRTSVTIAHRLSTAENADRVLVFDQGRLVEDGRHADLVAAGGVYSRLHASWVAQASLA comes from the coding sequence ATGAGTGAGACACCCGCGCGGGAGCATGAGCGTGAGGGCGGTGTCGCCGTCCTCGTGCGGGGGATGCGTCACAACCCGGAGATGACCGAGGGCATCTGGCTGACCCTCGTGCTGGCCCTGATCAGCACGGCCGGCGGATCGCTGGTGCCGATCGTCGTCCGGTCGGCGCTCGACGAGGGCTTCGCCTCCGGCGACGTGCAGACCTCCACGATCACGCGGTACGTGGTCATCGCCGCCGTGCTGATGGTCGCGATCGCCGCCACGGGCTACTGGTCCAAGGTGCGGATCTTCACCGCCAGCGAGCGCGGGCTGGCCAACCTGCGCGTCGCGGCGTTCCGGCACGTGCACGACCTGTCGATGCTGACCCAGAACACCCAGCGTCGCGGCTCGCTCGTCTCGCGCGTGACGTCCGATGTCGACCAGATCAGCCAGTTCCTGCAGTTCACCGGCATCATGATGATCGTCAGCATCGGTCAGATGCTGGTGGCGACGATCGTCATGGCGTTCCTGTCCTGGCAGCTGACCCTGGTCGTCCTGATCAGCTTCGTGCCGCTCGCGCTGAGCCTGCGCTGGCTCGCCGGCGCGATGTCGCGTGCCTACGACCGCGTGCGCGCCAGCGTCGGCGAGATGCTCGCCGTCATCGCCGAGCCCGTCGTGGGAGCGGCCGTCGTGCGCTCCTACGGCATCGAGGCCCGGACGCAGGAGCGTGTCGACGTCGCCGTGCGCGCGAACTACCGCAACAACATCCGCGCCCAGACGATCACGGCGGGCGCGTTCTCCGCGGCCATCGTGGTCGCCGGCATCGCCAACGCGGCCGTCCTGGGCATCGGGGTGTGGCTGGGAGTCGTCGGCGAGCTCTCCGTCGGCACGATCGTCGCGTTCGTGTTCCTCGTCGGACTGTTCACCGGTCCCGCGCAGATGGCCACCCAGGTGATCTCCGAGGCCCAGAACGCCATCTCGTCGTGGCGCCGGGTCCTGGACCTGCTGGACACCCCGGCCGACGTCGTGGATCCCGGTCCGGGCGGTGAGCGGCTCCCCGAGGGCGATCTGGACGCCCGGTTCGAGCACGTGTCCTTCGCGTACCCCGACGGCCCCACGGTGCTGGCCGACGTCGACGTGACGATCGCGCCGCGTCAGCGGGTCGCCGTGGTCGGCGAGACCGGCTCGGGCAAGACGACGTTCGCCAAGCTGCTGACCCGGCTGATGGACCCCGCCGAGGGACGGGTCCTGCTCGGCGGTGTCGACATCTCCCGGGTGCCCTTCGACGACCTGCGCCGGCACGTGCTGATGGTGCCCCAGGAGGGGTTCTTGTTCGACGCGACGCTGGCCGAGAACCTGCGGTACGGATCGCGGACGGCCACCGACGAGGACCTCGTGCACGCGGTCGAGCAGCTGGGCCTGGCCGACTGGTTCGCCGCTCTGCCGCACGGCCTCGGCACCCGGGTCGGCCAGCGCGGCGAGTCGCTGTCGGCCGGGGAGCGCCAGCTGGTCGCCCTCGTGCGCTCGGCGCTGGCGGACCCCGCCTTCCTCGTCCTGGACGAGGCGACCAGCGCCGTCGACCCGCAGACCGAGCTGCGCGCCACGCGCGCGCTCGACCGTCTGCTGCAGGGCCGCACCAGCGTCACGATCGCCCACCGCCTGTCCACCGCCGAGAATGCCGACCGCGTGCTCGTGTTCGACCAGGGTCGGCTCGTCGAGGACGGCCGCCACGCCGACCTCGTGGCAGCCGGCGGCGTGTACTCGCGGCTGCACGCGTCCTGGGTGGCGCAGGCCTCGCTGGCGTGA
- a CDS encoding YitT family protein translates to MTDSQHEPTSPESFDTTEPTAVTIPHTPAEDILGVLTGTWLASLGLHLLHEAHAVTGGTAGLSLLLTYAFPVALPLMLIVVNLPFFALAAWKKGWRFTFRSIVAVGLLSAFTSVHGQLIPSPDLAPVYGVLTGNILAGVGILILFRHGSSLGGFSVLALIAQEQAGLRAGYVQMALDVLVVVAALLVVPWDNVLLSAAGAVVLNLILAFNHRPERYRA, encoded by the coding sequence ATGACTGACAGCCAGCACGAACCCACCTCCCCCGAGTCCTTCGACACCACCGAGCCCACCGCGGTCACCATCCCCCACACGCCCGCCGAGGACATCCTCGGCGTCCTCACCGGGACGTGGCTGGCCTCGCTGGGTCTGCACCTGCTGCACGAGGCGCACGCGGTCACGGGCGGCACGGCCGGTCTCTCGCTGCTGCTGACCTACGCGTTCCCGGTGGCGCTGCCGCTCATGCTGATCGTGGTCAACCTGCCGTTCTTCGCGCTCGCGGCGTGGAAGAAGGGCTGGCGCTTCACGTTCCGGTCGATCGTCGCGGTGGGGCTGCTGTCGGCGTTCACCTCGGTGCACGGGCAGCTGATCCCCTCCCCCGACCTCGCACCCGTCTACGGCGTCCTCACCGGCAACATCCTGGCCGGGGTGGGCATCCTCATCCTGTTCCGCCACGGGTCGAGCCTGGGCGGCTTCAGCGTCCTGGCGTTGATCGCCCAGGAGCAGGCCGGCCTGCGCGCCGGGTACGTGCAGATGGCGCTCGACGTGCTCGTCGTGGTCGCCGCGCTGCTGGTCGTGCCGTGGGACAACGTGCTGCTGTCCGCCGCGGGCGCGGTCGTCCTCAACCTCATCCTGGCGTTCAACCACCGCCCGGAGCGCTACCGCGCCTGA
- the hisF gene encoding imidazole glycerol phosphate synthase subunit HisF, which produces MSLAVRVIPCLDVDGGRVVKGVNFVDLRDAGDPVEMARVYDAEGADELTFLDITASSSDRSTTFDIVGRTAEQVFIPLTVGGGVRTVDDVDRLLRAGADKVGINTAAIARPEVIAEIAHRFGNQVLVLSVDARRAGDQPSGFEVTTHGGRRSAGIDAIEWVRRASELGVGEVLLNSMDADGTQAGFDLEMIRAVRGVTDVPLIASGGAGRLEHFPPAVEAGADAVLAASVFHFGSLTIPAVKETLRAAGHVVR; this is translated from the coding sequence GTGAGCCTAGCTGTCCGTGTGATCCCCTGTTTGGACGTGGACGGCGGCCGAGTCGTCAAGGGTGTGAACTTCGTCGACCTGCGTGATGCGGGCGACCCCGTCGAGATGGCCCGCGTCTACGACGCCGAGGGCGCCGACGAGCTGACCTTCCTCGACATCACCGCCTCCAGCAGCGACCGTTCCACGACGTTCGACATCGTGGGCCGCACCGCCGAGCAGGTCTTCATCCCCCTGACCGTGGGTGGCGGCGTCCGCACGGTCGACGACGTCGATCGGTTGCTGCGGGCGGGCGCGGACAAGGTCGGCATCAACACCGCGGCCATCGCCCGACCCGAGGTGATCGCCGAGATCGCGCACCGCTTCGGGAATCAGGTCCTCGTGCTGAGCGTTGACGCTCGACGTGCAGGCGATCAACCCAGCGGGTTCGAGGTGACCACCCACGGCGGCCGCCGCTCGGCCGGCATCGACGCGATCGAGTGGGTGCGCCGGGCCAGCGAGCTCGGCGTGGGTGAGGTCCTGCTCAACTCGATGGACGCCGACGGCACGCAGGCCGGGTTCGACCTCGAGATGATCCGCGCGGTGCGCGGCGTCACGGACGTCCCGCTCATCGCCAGCGGCGGCGCCGGCCGCCTCGAGCACTTCCCGCCGGCCGTCGAGGCCGGCGCCGACGCGGTGCTGGCCGCCAGCGTCTTCCACTTCGGCTCGCTGACGATCCCCGCGGTGAAGGAGACGCTGCGAGCCGCGGGACACGTGGTTCGGTGA
- a CDS encoding DUF1707 SHOCT-like domain-containing protein: MAGLVRWDGFSADPRRTEVAGVRASDGDRETAVEALREAYADGRLDRTEFDRRSQAALSATLLGEFAPLLQDLEAPAPAALSVRDEAVRRYRRETRDARNAVLTVGTMTTGIWGATSVFNGDVYFFWPIFPILGVGVGWLMQVVNRGQRIEHHERRIARRLGRRRDADREDDGDA; this comes from the coding sequence GTGGCCGGCCTCGTGCGGTGGGACGGCTTCAGCGCCGATCCACGCCGTACGGAGGTGGCCGGCGTCCGTGCCTCCGACGGCGACCGTGAGACGGCCGTCGAGGCGCTGCGCGAGGCGTACGCCGACGGGCGGCTCGACCGCACGGAGTTCGACCGCCGTTCGCAGGCCGCGCTCTCGGCGACGTTGCTGGGCGAGTTCGCGCCGCTGCTGCAGGACCTCGAGGCTCCCGCTCCGGCGGCGCTGTCCGTGCGCGACGAGGCGGTGCGGCGCTACCGTCGCGAGACGCGCGACGCTCGCAACGCGGTGTTGACCGTCGGCACCATGACGACCGGGATCTGGGGCGCGACCAGCGTCTTCAACGGTGACGTGTACTTCTTCTGGCCGATCTTCCCCATCCTGGGCGTGGGCGTCGGCTGGCTCATGCAGGTGGTGAACCGCGGCCAGCGCATCGAGCACCATGAGCGCAGGATCGCGCGGCGCCTGGGCCGGCGCAGGGACGCAGATCGCGAGGACGACGGCGACGCGTGA
- a CDS encoding Trp biosynthesis-associated membrane protein, whose product MRRNLLAPAVLLLLAVGGGTLAAVRATWARATVSAAGLPEVDLAVSGADVVPGATGLAVLAMAAGAGVLAAGPRLRRVIGAVVALAGAVGVVMSVGTDDAMRTARARAIDEAAVSGVAVDWSTTAAQALSVVGFVLIVITGILVAWLGPRWATMGRKYETPAAREPESSDLWKAMDDGVDPTA is encoded by the coding sequence GTGAGACGCAATCTGCTGGCCCCGGCCGTCCTGCTGCTCCTGGCAGTCGGTGGCGGCACGCTGGCCGCCGTCCGCGCCACCTGGGCCCGCGCGACGGTGTCCGCGGCCGGTCTGCCGGAGGTGGACCTCGCGGTGTCCGGCGCCGACGTCGTCCCCGGAGCCACCGGCCTCGCCGTGCTCGCGATGGCCGCGGGCGCCGGAGTGCTGGCGGCCGGTCCGCGGCTGCGCCGGGTCATCGGAGCGGTGGTCGCCCTGGCCGGCGCGGTCGGCGTCGTGATGTCGGTCGGGACCGACGACGCGATGCGCACCGCCCGCGCCCGCGCCATCGACGAGGCGGCCGTCTCCGGCGTCGCCGTCGACTGGAGCACCACCGCCGCGCAGGCGCTCTCCGTCGTGGGCTTCGTGCTCATCGTGATCACCGGAATCCTGGTCGCCTGGCTCGGCCCGCGCTGGGCGACGATGGGCCGCAAGTACGAGACGCCGGCCGCCCGGGAGCCCGAATCGAGCGACCTGTGGAAGGCGATGGACGACGGCGTGGATCCGACGGCCTGA
- the priA gene encoding bifunctional 1-(5-phosphoribosyl)-5-((5-phosphoribosylamino)methylideneamino)imidazole-4-carboxamide isomerase/phosphoribosylanthranilate isomerase PriA encodes MTLELLPAVDVAEGRAVRLVQGELGSETSYGSPLDAALQWQSDGAEWVHLVDLDAAFGKGSNRELLADVIGRLDIDVELSGGIRDDASLDAAMATGCRRVNLGTAAIEDPDWCRSAIARYGDRIAVGLDVRGRTLAARGWVKEGGDLFETLARLDADGCARYVVTDVTKDGTLSGPNLDLLRQVCEQTDKPVVASGGVSSLDDLRAIASLADIGVEGAIVGKALYAGAFTLPDALAAVAE; translated from the coding sequence GTGACTCTCGAACTGCTCCCCGCCGTCGACGTCGCCGAGGGCCGGGCCGTGCGCCTGGTCCAGGGCGAGCTCGGCAGCGAGACCTCCTACGGATCCCCGCTCGACGCCGCCCTGCAGTGGCAGTCCGACGGAGCCGAGTGGGTCCATCTGGTCGACCTGGACGCCGCGTTCGGGAAGGGCTCCAACCGTGAGCTGCTGGCCGACGTGATCGGCCGCCTCGACATCGACGTCGAGCTCTCCGGCGGGATCCGCGACGACGCGTCGCTCGACGCCGCCATGGCCACGGGCTGCCGCCGGGTCAATCTGGGCACCGCCGCGATCGAGGACCCGGACTGGTGCCGGTCGGCCATCGCCCGCTACGGCGACCGGATCGCCGTGGGCCTCGACGTGCGCGGACGCACCCTGGCGGCGCGCGGCTGGGTCAAGGAGGGCGGCGACCTGTTCGAGACCCTCGCCCGGCTCGACGCGGACGGCTGTGCCCGCTACGTCGTCACCGACGTCACCAAGGACGGCACGCTCTCGGGACCCAACCTCGACCTGCTCCGCCAGGTCTGCGAGCAGACCGACAAGCCGGTCGTCGCCTCGGGCGGCGTCTCGAGCCTGGACGACCTGCGCGCGATCGCCTCGCTCGCGGACATCGGCGTCGAGGGTGCGATCGTCGGCAAGGCCCTGTACGCCGGGGCCTTCACCCTGCCCGACGCCCTCGCCGCGGTCGCGGAGTAG
- a CDS encoding ABC transporter ATP-binding protein, with product MTTPILDSLGGGGTENLTRRGFAVVGRGIMRQRVMFTWAALASLLFGVMTVADAWVLGWATDHVITPSVEDAAITWSTLWAGIGLFLLAALLRTVGVVGRRLLGGVVFYRLVRDDRLRVTRRYLQLPLRWHHRHPAGQLLSNANADVEATWSVFMPLPMALGTIAMLVAAIATMVVADPVLTLVGLVVIPLLFVANAVYQRAQGPRIALAQSLRGDVSTVAHESFDGALVVKSLGREADETARFRAASERLRDAAIGIGRIRAVFDPVIEMLPNLAVLAVVLIGALRVQSGAADAGDVVQVAYLFTVIGMQIRSFGWVLGELPRAVVGWDRVSRVIDEDEAMDYGTARVPGTGPVDLHVEDLDYSHPDEPDTAVLRDISFTVPAGTVTAIVGGTGSGKSTLASLVTRLVDPDSGAVLVGGTDARDLSQHELTRAVALVPQSTFLFDDTVRANVVLDLDVPDERVWEVLRIVQADRFVAALPAGLDTELGERGTSLSGGQRQRLALARALVRDPRVLVMDDATSALDPEVEQRILRALADRDGSPTTVVVAYRKATIALADEVVFLDGGRVADHGTDAQLRERSVAYRNLVDAYDQAREEVDHE from the coding sequence GTGACCACCCCGATCCTGGACTCCCTCGGGGGCGGTGGCACCGAGAACCTGACCCGACGCGGCTTCGCCGTCGTGGGTCGCGGCATCATGCGCCAGCGCGTCATGTTCACGTGGGCCGCGCTGGCCTCCCTGCTCTTCGGCGTCATGACCGTCGCCGACGCCTGGGTCCTGGGCTGGGCCACCGACCACGTCATCACCCCGTCGGTCGAGGACGCGGCGATCACCTGGTCGACCCTGTGGGCGGGCATCGGCCTGTTCCTGCTGGCCGCCCTGCTGCGCACCGTCGGCGTCGTCGGTCGCCGCCTGCTCGGCGGAGTGGTGTTCTACCGCCTCGTGCGCGACGACCGGCTGCGCGTCACCCGGCGGTACCTGCAACTGCCGTTGCGCTGGCACCACCGCCACCCCGCCGGCCAGCTGCTCAGCAACGCCAACGCCGACGTCGAGGCCACCTGGTCGGTGTTCATGCCGCTGCCGATGGCGCTGGGCACGATCGCGATGCTCGTCGCGGCGATCGCGACGATGGTGGTGGCCGACCCCGTGCTCACACTCGTGGGGCTGGTCGTGATCCCGCTGCTCTTCGTGGCGAACGCGGTCTACCAGCGGGCCCAGGGGCCGCGGATCGCGCTGGCCCAGAGCCTGCGCGGCGACGTCTCGACCGTCGCGCACGAGTCGTTCGACGGTGCCCTCGTGGTCAAGTCGCTGGGCCGCGAGGCCGACGAGACCGCCCGCTTCCGCGCCGCCAGCGAGCGTCTGCGGGACGCGGCGATCGGGATCGGCCGCATCCGTGCCGTCTTCGACCCGGTGATCGAGATGCTGCCCAACCTGGCGGTGCTCGCCGTCGTGCTGATCGGCGCGTTGCGGGTGCAGTCGGGCGCGGCGGACGCCGGCGACGTCGTCCAGGTCGCCTACCTCTTCACCGTCATCGGCATGCAGATCCGCTCGTTCGGCTGGGTGCTGGGCGAGCTGCCCCGTGCCGTCGTCGGCTGGGACCGTGTCTCGCGCGTCATCGACGAGGACGAGGCGATGGACTACGGCACGGCCCGGGTCCCGGGGACCGGACCGGTCGACCTGCACGTCGAGGACCTCGACTACAGCCATCCCGACGAGCCCGACACCGCGGTGCTGCGCGACATCTCGTTCACGGTCCCGGCCGGCACGGTCACGGCGATCGTCGGCGGCACCGGCAGCGGGAAGAGCACGCTGGCGTCGCTCGTGACCCGCCTCGTCGACCCCGACTCCGGTGCCGTCCTCGTCGGCGGCACCGACGCCCGCGACCTGTCCCAGCACGAGCTGACGCGGGCGGTCGCGCTCGTCCCGCAGTCGACGTTCCTGTTCGACGACACGGTGCGCGCCAACGTCGTGCTCGACCTCGACGTCCCCGACGAGCGGGTGTGGGAGGTCCTGCGCATCGTGCAGGCCGACCGCTTCGTCGCCGCACTGCCCGCCGGCCTCGACACCGAGCTGGGGGAGCGGGGCACCTCGCTCTCCGGTGGCCAGCGGCAGCGACTGGCCCTGGCGCGCGCCCTCGTCCGCGACCCGCGCGTGCTGGTCATGGACGACGCCACGAGCGCGCTCGACCCCGAGGTCGAGCAGCGGATCCTGCGGGCGCTGGCCGACCGGGACGGATCGCCGACGACCGTCGTCGTCGCCTACCGCAAGGCCACCATCGCCCTGGCCGACGAGGTCGTCTTCCTCGACGGCGGCCGGGTCGCCGATCACGGCACCGACGCGCAGCTGCGCGAGCGATCGGTGGCCTACCGCAATCTCGTCGACGCCTACGACCAGGCCCGTGAGGAGGTCGACCATGAGTGA
- a CDS encoding DUF2752 domain-containing protein — MGALALLHLRDPHVEGAYGFCPFLVLTGQPCPGCGGLRAMNLLTRGDVAGAVSSNLFAVSLVLVASVAWLVWFLRRARAIPAPYLTWSARTVTFAALAVVAFGIVRLTPWGAWLAP, encoded by the coding sequence GTGGGCGCGCTCGCCCTGCTGCACCTGCGCGACCCGCACGTCGAGGGTGCGTACGGCTTCTGTCCGTTCCTCGTCCTGACGGGTCAGCCCTGTCCGGGATGTGGCGGTCTGCGCGCGATGAACCTGTTGACGCGCGGCGACGTGGCCGGAGCCGTCTCCAGCAACCTGTTCGCGGTGAGCCTGGTCCTCGTGGCCTCGGTGGCGTGGCTGGTCTGGTTCCTGCGGCGAGCCCGCGCGATCCCCGCGCCCTACCTGACCTGGTCCGCGCGGACCGTCACGTTCGCCGCGTTGGCGGTCGTCGCCTTCGGGATCGTGCGCCTGACGCCGTGGGGCGCCTGGCTCGCTCCCTGA
- a CDS encoding histidinol-phosphate transaminase: MSVPAWVPIREELRGEEPYGAPQIDVPVRLNTNENPYGPSAEAAADIAAAVQAAALELNRYPDREAWALREALAGYLGHGLTAAHVWAANGSNEVMQQILQAFGGPGRTVLSFAPTYSMYPEYARNTHTRWVAGRRREDFAIDVPAAVALIAAERPDVVFLTSPNNPTGTALGVEELHAVLAAAPGVVVVDEAYAEFRRAGTPTALELLAEHPRLIVTRTMSKAFALAGGRLGYLAADPAIVDALRIVRLPYHLSAVTQATALGALRHTDELLARVDELRSTRDETSAWLADRGYDVAASDANFVLFGHFADRHAVWEGLVDRGVLIREVGPDGWLRVSIGTPDEMRAFRTALMEVDPR, encoded by the coding sequence GTGAGTGTTCCGGCGTGGGTGCCGATCCGTGAGGAATTGCGCGGCGAGGAGCCCTACGGTGCCCCGCAGATCGACGTGCCCGTCCGGCTCAACACGAACGAGAACCCGTACGGCCCCAGCGCCGAGGCGGCGGCCGACATCGCCGCGGCCGTGCAGGCGGCGGCGCTCGAGCTGAACCGGTACCCCGACCGCGAGGCGTGGGCGCTGCGCGAGGCGTTGGCCGGCTACCTCGGCCACGGACTCACCGCGGCGCACGTCTGGGCCGCGAACGGCTCGAACGAGGTCATGCAGCAGATCCTGCAGGCCTTCGGCGGTCCAGGGCGCACGGTCCTGTCCTTCGCGCCGACCTACTCGATGTACCCCGAGTACGCCCGCAACACCCACACCCGCTGGGTGGCGGGACGCCGCCGCGAGGACTTCGCGATCGACGTCCCGGCGGCCGTCGCGCTGATCGCGGCAGAGCGACCCGACGTCGTCTTCCTCACCTCGCCCAACAACCCCACGGGCACGGCGCTGGGGGTCGAGGAGCTGCACGCGGTCCTGGCCGCGGCGCCCGGCGTGGTCGTGGTCGACGAGGCGTACGCGGAGTTCCGCCGCGCCGGCACCCCGACGGCCCTGGAGCTGCTCGCCGAGCACCCGCGCCTGATCGTCACGCGCACGATGAGCAAGGCCTTCGCGCTGGCCGGCGGCCGGCTGGGCTACCTGGCCGCGGATCCGGCGATCGTCGACGCGCTGCGGATCGTGCGGCTGCCGTACCACCTGTCGGCGGTCACGCAGGCGACGGCGCTGGGCGCCCTGCGGCACACCGACGAACTGCTGGCACGGGTCGACGAGCTGCGCAGCACCCGCGACGAGACCTCGGCCTGGCTGGCCGATCGCGGGTACGACGTCGCCGCGTCCGACGCGAACTTCGTGCTGTTCGGGCATTTCGCCGATCGTCACGCGGTGTGGGAAGGTTTGGTCGATCGAGGGGTCCTGATCCGCGAGGTCGGACCCGACGGTTGGCTCCGGGTGTCGATCGGCACCCCGGACGAGATGCGGGCGTTTCGCACCGCACTGATGGAGGTGGATCCCCGATGA
- the hisH gene encoding imidazole glycerol phosphate synthase subunit HisH: protein MTTVAVLDYGSGNLRSAVRAVERAGEARGVDVQLTSDTRVAEHADGLLVPGVGAFEACMRGLREVDGERIIERRLIAGRPVLGICVGMQILFAEGIEHGVRSTGCGEWPGTVEKLQAPIVPHMGWDTVEPPADSAMFAGIEDERFYFVHSYGVREWHLDAEGTAFKAPGVTWTQYGGDRFVSAVEHGPLWATQFHPEKSGDAGRRLLENWIATL, encoded by the coding sequence ATGACCACCGTCGCCGTCCTCGACTACGGATCGGGCAACCTGCGCTCCGCCGTGCGCGCCGTCGAGCGCGCGGGCGAGGCGCGGGGCGTCGACGTCCAGCTGACCTCCGACACCCGGGTCGCCGAGCACGCCGACGGCCTGCTCGTGCCCGGCGTCGGGGCCTTCGAGGCCTGCATGCGCGGCCTGCGCGAGGTCGACGGTGAGCGGATCATCGAGCGCCGGCTGATCGCCGGCCGCCCGGTCCTGGGCATCTGCGTGGGCATGCAGATCCTGTTCGCCGAGGGCATCGAGCACGGGGTCCGCAGCACCGGCTGCGGCGAGTGGCCCGGGACCGTCGAGAAGCTCCAGGCGCCGATCGTGCCGCACATGGGCTGGGACACCGTCGAGCCGCCGGCCGACTCGGCGATGTTCGCCGGGATCGAGGACGAGCGCTTCTACTTCGTGCACTCCTACGGTGTGCGCGAGTGGCACCTCGACGCCGAGGGCACGGCGTTCAAGGCACCGGGTGTCACGTGGACGCAGTACGGCGGCGACCGGTTCGTCTCGGCCGTCGAGCACGGTCCGCTCTGGGCGACCCAGTTCCACCCCGAGAAGTCCGGCGACGCGGGTCGCCGGTTGCTCGAGAACTGGATCGCGACCCTCTGA
- a CDS encoding HGxxPAAW family protein → MSHGSSPAAWTAVLVSLAGFLVGGIGLIPEPNWVVFTIGVVLAVGALPLGKVMSLAGFGSDRVKGH, encoded by the coding sequence ATGTCGCACGGATCGTCGCCGGCCGCCTGGACCGCCGTCCTCGTCAGCCTCGCCGGCTTCCTCGTCGGCGGGATCGGCCTGATCCCCGAGCCGAACTGGGTCGTCTTCACGATCGGTGTCGTCCTCGCGGTGGGCGCCCTGCCCCTGGGCAAGGTCATGAGCCTCGCCGGCTTCGGCTCCGACCGGGTGAAGGGTCACTGA